The segment TCCTCCGCCGAGGGCCAGGAAGGCCTGGCCGCCTTCCTCGAAAAGCGAGCTCCCGAATGGACCCGGTAAAGCCTCCGGCCCGTCCGACGCCCCGCCTCGTCGAGGTCGGCCCGCGCGACGGCCTGCAGAACGAGAAGAACCCGCTCTCCGTCGCGGCCAAGGTCGCCTTCGTGGACGCGTTGTCGGAGACCGGCCTCAAAGAGATCGAGGCGGGGGCCTTCGTCAACCCCAAGTCCGTCCCGCAGATGGCCGACTCCGAGATCGTGTTCGCGCGCATCAAGCGCAAGCCGGGAGTGATCTACTCGGCGCTGGTGCCGAACGAGAAAGGTCTCGACCTGGCTTTGGCCTGCAAGGTCGACAAGGTCGCGGTCTTCACCGCGGCCTCGGAGACCTTCAACCAGAAGAACATCAGAGCATCGATCGCCGAGTCCATCGAGCGCTTCCGTCCCGTCGTCCTGCGCTCGCGCCAGGCCAAGCTCCCCGTCCGCGGCTACGTCTCCACCGCCTTCTGGTGCCCGTTCGAGGGCCAGGTCCGCCCTGAGAAGGTCGTCGAGGTCGTCAAGATGCTCTCCGGCATCGGCGTGCAGGAGTTCTCCATCGGCGACACCATCGGCAAGGCCTCTCCGGATGAAGTCCG is part of the Elusimicrobiota bacterium genome and harbors:
- a CDS encoding hydroxymethylglutaryl-CoA lyase; protein product: MDPVKPPARPTPRLVEVGPRDGLQNEKNPLSVAAKVAFVDALSETGLKEIEAGAFVNPKSVPQMADSEIVFARIKRKPGVIYSALVPNEKGLDLALACKVDKVAVFTAASETFNQKNIRASIAESIERFRPVVLRSRQAKLPVRGYVSTAFWCPFEGQVRPEKVVEVVKMLSGIGVQEFSIGDTIGKASPDEVRKLLFLLLKAVPKDSVFLHFHNTFGRAVANAIVSWKTFGISGFDASAGGAGGCPYAPGASGNVSTEALVSAFKAAGSDVGVDEVKLKAAAAGIFKHLGRPVGARPAK